The Geobacter sp. genome has a window encoding:
- a CDS encoding hydrogenase small subunit: MDSHEFDAVKQKLGGVSRRDFLKYCSVVAVGLGLPLSAGTRIAEAIVNPRRPPVIWLSFQECTGCVESLLRANHPTIESLILDMISLDYSETLSAASGHQVEAAKEQSIRENKGKFILVVDGAIPTRDNGIYCKIAGKTALSILQETAPHAAAIIAMGSCASWGGVAAAAPNPTEAKGIPELLAGKAVVTIPGCPPSPYNLLSTILHFLTYQKLPQLDTAGRPLFAYSRLIHENCERRPHFDAGRFATQFGDDLHRKGACLYKLGCKGPETHANCPSILFGDAGAGAWPVGTGHPCFGCAEKGVGFSAPLHTLATIKDFTPPTFFSEAFPDKHSLPAGIKSFAAGTAGIAVGASGAALLTNLGRKKDGGTDPSAAKGADRQKEE, translated from the coding sequence ATGGATTCTCATGAGTTTGACGCAGTCAAACAGAAGCTTGGAGGGGTATCGCGCAGGGATTTCCTGAAGTACTGCTCGGTAGTGGCTGTGGGGCTGGGGCTTCCCCTCAGTGCCGGCACCCGGATTGCCGAGGCCATTGTCAATCCCAGGCGGCCGCCGGTGATCTGGCTCTCCTTCCAGGAGTGCACCGGGTGTGTGGAATCGCTCTTGCGGGCCAATCATCCCACCATCGAGAGCCTGATCCTCGACATGATCTCTCTGGATTATTCCGAAACGCTCAGCGCGGCGTCCGGTCACCAGGTCGAGGCAGCCAAGGAGCAATCGATACGGGAGAACAAGGGGAAGTTCATCCTCGTGGTGGACGGCGCCATCCCCACCAGGGACAACGGCATCTACTGCAAGATCGCCGGCAAGACCGCGCTGAGCATCCTCCAGGAGACAGCGCCCCATGCCGCGGCCATTATCGCCATGGGCTCATGCGCTTCCTGGGGCGGGGTCGCCGCTGCTGCGCCGAATCCCACGGAAGCCAAAGGAATACCGGAGCTCCTGGCAGGGAAAGCGGTGGTGACCATCCCCGGCTGTCCTCCCAGCCCCTATAACCTCCTCTCGACCATTCTCCACTTCCTGACCTACCAGAAGCTCCCCCAGCTCGATACCGCGGGGAGGCCATTGTTCGCCTACAGCAGGCTCATTCACGAAAACTGCGAACGAAGGCCGCACTTCGATGCCGGCCGCTTTGCGACCCAGTTCGGCGACGATCTGCATCGCAAGGGCGCCTGTCTCTACAAACTCGGCTGCAAGGGTCCGGAGACCCACGCCAACTGCCCGTCGATCCTGTTCGGCGATGCCGGCGCCGGCGCCTGGCCGGTCGGGACCGGGCACCCCTGCTTCGGCTGTGCCGAGAAAGGGGTCGGCTTTTCCGCGCCGCTGCATACCCTGGCCACCATCAAGGATTTCACCCCACCCACCTTCTTCAGCGAGGCATTCCCGGACAAACACTCATTGCCTGCGGGCATCAAGTCGTTTGCCGCCGGCACCGCCGGCATCGCGGTCGGAGCATCGGGCGCGGCACTACTGACCAATCTGGGCAGGAAGAAGGACGGTGGCACTGACCCTTCCGCGGCAAAAGGGGCTGACCGGCAGAAGGAGGAGTGA